A stretch of Myxococcus hansupus DNA encodes these proteins:
- a CDS encoding di-heme oxidoredictase family protein, with product MSSHLPSHVPSMTMWWPLALVLAVGPVRSALAESVVQDPALSGGATTIFDVTPNAYGRALANLQKVRWMDMLAGKAVFMRNWYDQPEVIAGPFSNATGCGSCHFKDGRGRPLRELGTEAPLLVRLSVPTKDAPSGRHEPIYGGQLHDRAIPGVVPEGSVEVRYSVVKGTYADGTPYTLRKPRYHLAKLGYRRLSPKTMLSPRIPSPVFGLGLLEAIPDAAIEALADAEDRDGDGISGRPNRVVSVRDGKVRLGRYGWKANQPTLEQQVASAFSEDLGMTTALYPERNCTPKQAPCKARPAEAGGPALPEHQLEQALLYLRLIAPPARRDVTEPAVVMGQALFQQVGCAACHHGEFTTGEVKDISELSNQRIRPYTDLLLHDMGPELADGRPDGEASGSEWRTPPLWGLGLLETVNRQVRMLHDGRARSFEEAILWHGGEGARAREGFKALDATEREALVAFLRSL from the coding sequence ATGTCGTCCCACCTTCCTTCCCATGTGCCCTCGATGACGATGTGGTGGCCGCTGGCCTTGGTGCTCGCGGTCGGTCCTGTTCGCTCGGCGCTGGCGGAGTCCGTGGTCCAGGACCCCGCGCTCTCGGGCGGAGCCACGACCATCTTCGATGTCACCCCCAACGCCTATGGCCGTGCCCTGGCGAACCTCCAGAAGGTTCGCTGGATGGACATGCTCGCCGGCAAGGCGGTGTTCATGCGGAACTGGTACGACCAGCCCGAGGTCATCGCCGGGCCCTTCTCGAACGCCACCGGGTGTGGCTCATGCCACTTCAAGGATGGGCGAGGCCGCCCCTTGCGCGAGCTGGGCACGGAGGCGCCGCTCCTCGTGCGCTTGAGCGTGCCGACGAAGGACGCCCCTTCGGGCCGGCATGAACCCATCTACGGTGGGCAGCTCCATGACCGGGCCATTCCAGGCGTCGTGCCCGAAGGCTCGGTCGAGGTGCGCTATTCCGTGGTGAAGGGGACGTACGCGGACGGGACGCCGTACACGCTGCGCAAGCCGCGCTATCACCTGGCGAAGCTGGGCTACAGGCGGCTCTCTCCGAAGACGATGCTGTCGCCCCGCATCCCTTCACCCGTGTTCGGGCTGGGCCTGCTGGAGGCGATTCCCGATGCCGCCATCGAGGCGCTGGCGGATGCTGAGGACCGTGATGGGGATGGCATCTCCGGCCGTCCCAACCGCGTCGTCAGCGTCCGGGATGGCAAGGTGCGCCTGGGCCGCTACGGCTGGAAGGCCAACCAGCCCACGTTGGAGCAGCAGGTCGCGAGCGCCTTCTCGGAAGACCTGGGAATGACGACCGCGCTCTATCCCGAGCGCAACTGCACGCCAAAGCAGGCCCCGTGCAAGGCGCGGCCCGCCGAGGCTGGTGGCCCGGCGTTGCCGGAACACCAGCTCGAACAGGCGCTGCTCTACCTCCGGTTGATTGCGCCCCCCGCGCGCCGCGATGTCACCGAGCCCGCGGTGGTGATGGGGCAGGCGCTCTTCCAGCAGGTGGGCTGCGCGGCGTGTCACCACGGGGAGTTCACCACGGGCGAGGTGAAGGACATCTCGGAGCTGTCGAACCAGCGCATCCGGCCGTACACGGACCTGTTGCTGCACGACATGGGCCCGGAGCTGGCGGACGGCCGGCCCGACGGAGAGGCGAGCGGCTCCGAGTGGCGCACGCCGCCGCTGTGGGGCCTGGGCCTGCTGGAGACGGTGAACCGTCAGGTGCGCATGCTGCACGACGGCCGGGCGCGCAGCTTCGAGGAGGCCATCCTCTGGCACGGCGGCGAAGGCGCCCGCGCACGTGAGGGCTTCAAGGCCCTGGACGCGACGGAGCGCGAGGCCCTGGTGGCCTTCCTGCGCTCGCTGTGA